One Oncorhynchus keta strain PuntledgeMale-10-30-2019 chromosome 34, Oket_V2, whole genome shotgun sequence genomic window, CCTCTACGTGGGGCGTTACCTCGTCCGTCCTCTACGTGGGGCGTTACCTCGTCCGTCCTTCTACGTGGGGCGTTACCTCGTCCGTCCTCTACGTGGGGCGTTACCTCGTCCGTCCTCTACGTGGGGCGTTACCTCGTCCGTCCTCTACGTGGGGCGTTACCTCGTCCGTCCTCTACGTGGGGCGTCCGTCCTCTACGTGGGGCGTTACCTCGTCCGTCCTTCTACGTGGGCGTTACCTCGTCCGTCCTACGTGGGCTACGTGGGCGTTACCTCGTCCGTCCTCTACGTGGGGCGTTACCTCGTCCGTCCTCTACGTGGGGCGTTACCTCGTCCGTCCTCTACGTGGGGCGTTACCTCGTCCGTCCTCTACGTGGGCGTTAACCTCGTCCGTCCTCTACGCGGGGCGTTAACCTCGTCCGTCCTCTACGCGGGGCGTTAACCTCGTCCGTCCTCTACGCGGGGCGTTAACCTCGTCCGTCCTCTACGCGGGGCGTTAACCTCGTCCGTCCTCTACGCGGGGCGTTAACCTCGTCCGTCCTCTACGCGGGGCGTCAACCTCGTCCGTCCTCTACGCGGGGCGTCAACCTCGTCCGTCCTCTACGCGGGGCGTCAACCTCGTCCGTCCTCTACGCGGGCGTCAACCTCGTCCGTCCTCTACGCGGGGCGTCAACCTCGTCCGTCCTCTACGCGGGGCGTCAACCTCGTCCGTCCTCTACGCGGGGCGTCAACCTCGTCCGTCCTCTACGCGGGGCGTCAACCTCGTCCGTCCTCTACGCGGGCCGTCAACCTCGTCCGTCCTCTACGCGGGCCGTCAACCTCGTCCGTCCTCTACGCGGGCCGTCAACCTCGTCCGTCCTCTACGCGGGGCGTCAACCTCGTCCGTCCTCGACGCGGGGCGTTAACCTCGTCCGTCCTCGACGCGGGCGTTAACCTCGTCCGTCCTCGACGAGGGGCGTTAACCTCGTCCGTCCTCGACGAGGGGCGTTAACCTCGTCCGTCCTCGACGAGGGGCGTTAACCTCGTCCGTCCTCGACGCGGGGCGTTAACCTCGTCCGTCCTCGACGCGGGGCGGTAACCTCGTCCGTCCTCGACGCGGGGCGGTAACCTTGTCCGTCCTCGACGCGGGGCGGTAACCTCGTCCGTCCTCGACGCGGGGCGGTAACCTCGTCCGTCCTCGACGCGGGGCGTTAACCTCGTCCGTCCTCGACGCGGGGCGTTAACCTCGTCCGTACGCGACGTGGGGTGTGCAAATTCACTAGCATcgtgctctctccttcctctgtgtaAAGAAATTAGACTGCACACAAATTGTACCAGGAGGCGGGACAGACAGCACATTGCGTTTCCCTGTCATCGCTCGCTTTGTGACTGATGGGCACCTATCCTATCAATAGATCGCTAGAAGATGCATATCGTTCACTCTATCCACACGGCGGACAAGGGATTGAAACGTTTAAATGGAAAGTAGCCTAGTTAATATGAAGTGGAAAAAGTAGGTGGCTGAAATTGAGTCTGTAACCGGCTGATTAGCTGATGGCCGACACTAATAAGAAaacagagtttgtgtgtgtgattgtcgCTCAGTGTGTCAATGTTATTTTATGAGTGTCAATGTCATTGATGAATCTTTaagattcacatccatatcctttCAGATGCACTATGTGCAGGAAAAGTTGTTTGTGGGTCTGGAGCATGCCATCCAGGGCTTCTCAGTGAAGGAGAGGGTGGAAGGGCCAGGCAGCTCCTACCTGCAGCACATCCAGGGTGAGACTGGGGCCAAGGTCTTCCTCAGGGGGAAGGGATCAGGCTGTCTGGAGCCCGCCTCTGGTCGAGAGGCCTTCGAACCGATGTACATCTACATCAGGTAAGTCTCATGGACTAGACTCGTTCATCTGTATCAACTCAGAGAGGGCCTTGAACTCATGTACATCTACATCAGGTAAATAGCAGTATTAATGGGGGAGTAAAGTCCATGTTGATTTGTATTAGCTCAGAGACACAGAGCTTAGACACCAGGCACACATgaacccctctctcttccccagtcaTCCCAAACCAGAGGGCCTTGCTGCAGCGAAGACCCTGTGTGACAACCTGCTGCAGACTGTGAGTGTCTAATGGTTTACTGACTGGCACTCTGTTCTCTGTACACTGCTATACTTTGACTTAAACCCTGTTTCAAGCTGTCCCATGTGAAGTGTGTTGTATTATGTAGCTGGGCTCTGTTTGCCATGTGGATCTGTGActgttctctcttccctccaggTTCATGCAGAGTATTCTGTCTTCCTCAACCAGATGAGTGTCATGATGCCTACTCCCGGTACAGACTCTGGCTGTCTTTCTCTTTTACAGCCTCTACAATGTGTCAACGTACTGACgtgttcctcttcctctcctcctccaggcttTATGCAGCCCCCCATGGCCAACGGGATGCCCCCTCAGCCCCCTTACTACCCCCCATTGGGATACCAGCCCAGCTACCCCCTCCCTGTACCTCCCCTCAGCCCATTCCTCCCCCCTATGCTGTCCCCCCTCCCATTCCCCCTGGGCTGCCCGCCGGTCTCCCCCCTCCCAACCGGTACACCCTCCCCCCTGCACCTGTCACTTTACCACAGGTAAGACTGGTCAATCAGATTTAGACTTGTATGGAcctataatacagtacattgaGACTATTACATACGAGTTATGAAACTAGTTGAAAATCATTTTCTTGATAGGCTGTATATATATGATGTATTCAACATGCATTACATCCAAGTTGGTTTTTTTGTCCTCAGACTCTCCCACCTTCTCCTTTCCCGCCCGCTGCTCCGGTTCCGCCCAAAGCTCCGCCTCCTGTCGTCTCAGCCAATCCGCCGCAGAAAAGACGCTTCACGGAGGAGGTGCCAGACGAGAGTGACAGCGGTCTGCTGGGATACCAGGTGATTTCCCATTGTTTTATTCTTCCAACCTTATGTGCTGCCGTCGTCCTGTCTGTCCCTTCTGCTTCTGTTGTCTTCCTGTCTTTTCTCATCTTCTGTCCATGTATCTGATATCTGTTCCTCTTTCTGTTAGACTCAGTTCATTATGATTCTCACTGTCTCTTGTCTGTAATGCTGTGAGTCCCTGTCTGCATTCTATAGAAAAGGTTTGCTTGTTGAATGGGTCTAAGTGTCTGTTCAGTGTCAACTTGTTTTTTCCCTAGTAGATCTTATGACGTTCATTGAAAAGCATTGTAACCATAGCTGTTATTATCTGACTCCATGTATTATTGGATTTATACAACTTTGAGATTCTGGAGATTCTGGAAAGGTATTGTTGGATAATCATCAAATGTACTTCAATATATTGAAATTACTGCAGGTAAGATATCAGTATCATGGCAAGGAAACAACATGAAACGGAtgaacttctttaggaaaacggccctaatgttggaaacaaccATCGTTATGTTGTCCCCCAGAGTCATTAGATTAATTTTCCAGGCTATAGCACATCatgttttacatacagcaggtttttaaaggaccaaagtgTTTGGTCTGCTTCCTGTTTTAATTTTTGCCCTGGAAAATATATCGCAATACTAGTTTCTTCACAGGCCTAATTTAAATGTGTCCTCTTGATTTAATGATGTGTTACTTTAATACAGTCCATTCTTATTTTTGGATTATGTGCAATCAGAGCATGAATTAACTTAAAATAATAGTTTTATTCTCATCTGCTTAAATAAGGTGTAGTGAAAAGGAAAACGTTTTGGAATAATAACTTTGCAGTTCAGTTCCATTCAATAGTTTAGATAACTACATGGGAGGATGTGTGCTAATGTGCCTGTGTGTTTTTCTGCTCATAGCATGGACCCATTCATATGACTAATTTAGGTGCAGGCTTCCCTGTGGGCAGCCCCGGCCTAGAGGCTTCAGGACCCCCGCCACCGAGTTCCTCCGGGCCGCCGAGGGAGAGGGACAGGTACGAGATGGGGGGGCCACGAGTCGCTCTCCTTTATAACAGTGTCCTTCATCCCAGATGCTGGACACACCGTGTGTGCAGGCTTGTGATTGATGTTGTGCAACActgactcctccccttccctctctctctctctctctctcgctccttccctctttctctcccgcaGTAGGCAGCTGATGCCTCCACCACCCATTCCAATGAACGGAGGCATGACACccaagatggaggagaggaggctgctgCAAGGCCCCCTGGGTAAGGGCCCCACCCCATGTAACCCCCCTGACCCCATCCATGGCCTCAGCCATAAAGCACGATGCCCACCCCCCCAGACTCTTGGCTGTCAGTAGTCAGAGTCAAATAGCATTTTGCATGCAGACATGCTGTTCTCACACGTGACAGAACAGGTTCTAGATTCTAGATTACATCAGACCGGCATAGTGTTCCTCGATAAGTTCTGCTTTgaaagccagtcagtcagtcagttcagaATCAAGAACTGGGCAAAGCTTCGATCCCCCACTGCCTCAGGTAACTCTGTCGTTGATCCTAAGTCAACCCCTAGCCTGAGGCACTGTGTAGGTCTGAGAGTATTTTATAGGTGTAAGCATGTAGACAATATGTAGACAATTACCATTGGCCTGAGAAGAGTATGGCTGATCTATTACCATACTGCTTACACCTGGCATCTCATCTTGTGACATCTAGGAGGTGTCAAGGGATGGATTTCAGATTGggagtccccctctctgtctagcTGGTGCTGTCCCCTCGCTGCCCGTCCCTTTCTGATGACGTCATCAGAAAGGAGTGTCTGTGCCCGTGTTTGACTCCCTCACTAACAagactctctctttttttttgtgTTCTTTCTGTGTTTTTCTTCTCTTCCATGTCTCTCTGGGTGGGATTCCGGATGGGGGTGGGGCTCTTCTCCTGTGGCGCTGTCCTGCATTGTGATTGGACGGCCCTAACGCTGCCGCTCCCCACCGACCAATGACTGCTGCTGCTGACCCATGCCCCTCCTCTACCTAACTCACCCCTTCTGCCAAACACAATGCAATCTATTAACTTTCTCTCCCTATCTGTTGGTAAAACAATTGACTTCCAACTGTTGTTTTTGAAACCTTTGTGCTGGTCTTTGGTTGTGTTCtttctctttgtgtgtctgtcttctctctctcccgcacccctctcctttctctctcattccttcctctttctcccactgtttttccctctctctgtgtgtctcccctctctctctcccgcacccctctcctttctctctcattcctccctctttctcccactgtttttccctctctctgtgtgtctcccctctctctctcccgcacccctctcctttctccctcattcctccctctttctcccactgtttttccctctctctcatctctctcagatCCCTCAGTGAAGAGGATGAAGACGGGGCTCGTGGCCTACGCTGGTGACTCCTCGGACGAAGAGGAGGACCACTCCACCCCCAAAACCTTGGGGGCAGGTAACCATGGTAACGTCGCTGGGGCAACCCACTCCACCCCCACGTCATCCTCGGGCTGGACTCTGGGGTACCGCTGCCCCCCTCCGCCTCCCCAACGTGCCAAAACACAGCAGGCACAGTCACAGCAGCCCATGCCCTTCTGGATGGCCCCATAACACAGGAGTATTAAACCTCATACTCCCTCCCCTGACACCTAGGGCCTTTTGGAGGGTCCCAAAATGAAGATTTTACACCCCAAACTGAGCCCGAGTCCCCCCCTTCCCCTGAACCATCACTCCTACCTGCTCCTCCACTTGATATCATTTATTTTGTGATGACTTAGATTTCGTTAAAACAGTTTTGTCATGCGCTCAGCagtaaagcagtgtgtgtgtgtaaaatggaCTAAACAGACCGGCTGGCTGATACAAAGAGAACAGACTCAACCAGCCAACCAGGCACAACCAGGATACTgacagactggatacatggtgaCAAGCAGCAAGATGCCCCAGACTTCCACACAGATTCAAGTGTACTCTGAACTCTGTATAGGAGAGACAGCTGAGGAACAGACACAAATGGAGGGTAATGGTGCCCTGTTTTTGGTTGATTTGAAACGTGTCCACTCCTGGTTTTACTAGTGTAGAAAAGTACTGAGGTAGAAGAGATTCCAATGGATTCTAAGTTATTTCTTTGTCAAAAAATATATTTCCCCCATCTCCATTTTCTTTCTTGGTCAAAATCTTAATtaaatctctctcttccttgAGTACAGATCATATAAATATGCTTGTTGGACTTTTATAAAATGCAATTGACTCAACTGTTCTAATGCTTTTGTGGAATAAATGAGCATTATCTCTGTGTATAAGAGTTTTATTTAAAGACTGGTTTGACAGATCATGCAATAGAGAGAAAATGGGTGGTTTAACTGACTAGC contains:
- the LOC118367919 gene encoding LOW QUALITY PROTEIN: KH homology domain-containing protein 4 (The sequence of the model RefSeq protein was modified relative to this genomic sequence to represent the inferred CDS: deleted 2 bases in 1 codon); amino-acid sequence: MSFGVTQNGGRRSKWDQPGPGPGSDQMGEAEAAPTGALDAAAAVAAKINAMLVAKGKLKPSQIGPSGPSGPPDKVVGAGKPQPPMKAKDDLVVAEVEINDVPLPCRNLLTRGQTQDEISKVSGAAVSTRGRYMAAVEKYKAPQGDRPLYLHVQGQTRELVDRAVNRIKEIITNGVVKAATSSYSGTGATVPVYQQHKPQPPSLPPINHHHRPHFQSGMHYVQEKLFVGLEHAIQGFSVKERVEGPGSSYLQHIQGETGAKVFLRGKGSGCLEPASGREAFEPMYIYISHPKPEGLAAAKTLCDNLLQTVHAEYSVFLNQMSVMMPTPGFMQPPMANGMPPQPPYYPPLGYQPSYPLPVPPQPIPPPYAVPPPIPPGLPAGLPPPNRYTLPPAPVTLPQTLPPSPFPPAAPVPPKAPPPVVSANPPQKRRFTEEVPDESDSGLLGYQHGPIHMTNLGAGFPVGSPGLEASGPPPPSSSGPPRERDSRQLMPPPPIPTLLSPSFLPLSPTVFPSLSSLSDPSVKRMKTGLVAYAGDSSDEEEDHSTPKTLGAGNHGNVAGATHSTPTSSSGWTLGYRCPPPPPQRAKTQQAQSQQPMPFWMAP